TCCGGATGGACGGCGCCGCAGGATTTGCCAAAAGGAGCGCGCCTGCGATCCGTCGCCGTCCCGGGAGCGCCGGAAGGATCGCGCGTGGCCGAAATCACCCTGGCGCCGGAAGGTGAAGCGGGCTACGGCCTTCAGCTGGAGCAGTGGCTTCGCCTCGATTACCAGACGACCTACGACCTCTCCGTCTGGGTGCGAGGGATCAATCTGATCTCGCAAACGGCCTATCCCTTCGGTTTCGGACAGGAGTGCGGTCTGTTCTTCTGGATCTACCCTCCCGACGGGAACCAGGCCGGCCGTGGCTTTCCCTCGGGAGCCTACCCGGCTGCGGACGGAACGACCCGCTGGGCCCTGCGGACGATGCGCTTCACAACGCCCCCGCGCGAAGCCTATGCGGGAGCCGCCGACGCCGGAGGCGATGCGCGGCTGAAGCTGATGCTTCTCGTCCAGCTTTTCGGGACCGGCACGATCCAGGTCGATGATCTGCGACTGGCACGCTCCAACGCGACGCCGCCTCCCGTCCGGCGGGACGCGGGAGAGCTGGCCTTTGCCATCCGGGCCGGCAAGCCCTTCTTCGGGCTGGGCCTGTACTGGCTGCCCGAGGGGATGACCTACCCAGGGCTGGCGGCCGAGCGCGTCTTCAATCTGGTAGGGGGCCCCCAGTTGATGGCGGAGAAGAAGGCGCTCGGTTTCAACGCCATGACCCTTCCGTGGATGGTGGATCCGGCCTGCACGCGGTGCGAGACGGCCGATCCTTCGGACTGCACCTACTGCAGGCTCTGTCCTGACTGCGGCTCGTACCATCCCGGCTACCTGCAGGAGCCGGGCGGCATGGTCTGGGTGGACGAGCCGAACGGTCATCCGCAGGTCCATGGAGACCTGGAAGACATGATCGCCTCCACCCGCCGCATCCACCGCGAAGGAGCCCGCCTGCGCCCGGCGGAAGATCCGGTCCAGATCCTCGCGAGCGACATGCCGGGCGGCGTCTTTTACAACACCTACGGATGGGACGACCTCAGGCGCTTCCACCGCTCTGAAGCCTTCGACATCGTGTCGGTGCTCCGGCGCGGGGGAAACGCGCCGCCGGGCGCGCTGGGGAGCGTCATGTCGATGTATCCGCAGACCAGCATCAACGGTATCCGCCATGAAGCGCGCCGTCTTTCCGACGACGTCGCCGGAGAGGGCGGCCGGCAGATCAAGCCTGTCTGGATGCTGGTCAACGGGGGAAGCGGCAAGATCGTTCTGGATAAGAATGACCCGCATTATCGCTTTGCGCCGCACAACGCCGCCGAGCTGCTGGCCATGCGTCCCAATCGTGATCAGCTCCGCTACATGCTCTTCGCATCGGTGGCCAACGGAGTCACCGGATTTCTCTTCTACCAGGACGGCGAAGACACCTTGCTGACGCCGGAGGATCCCTACTGGACCGGCGTCCTGCTCCCCGCGGCGGCGGAGCTGGCGACCCTGGAGAAACAGACCGGATTCCTGACCCGCGCCGAGTTCAACCCGCTGCGTTACCGCCTGACGGGCGAGGCGCAAGGAGTCGACTCGATTCTGAAGCGTGCCGGCGAGGGATGGATCCTGATGGTGGCCAACTCGTCGCCGCACCCGGTGGCGGGCGTGGAATTCCAGCTGCTATCGGGCGGGACGATCGAAGCGGCCGAGAAGCTGGTCTACCGGCACGATCGGAAGCCGGGCAAGCGTCTCTTCGCCGCGGCGCCCGCGAAGCTCGGGTCCAACCGGCTGGCGCTGGACCTTCCGGGGTATGGGGTGGGGATCTACCGCTTCCGGGTTGAGGGCGTTCCGGCGGCTACTCCGGCGACAGGCAGAGATTGATCTCCTGCCCCGCCACGATGCGCAGCTTTTCCCGGTGCTCTTCCCCGGCGGGGGTCTTCAGCTCGAGGGTGTGGATTCCGGGGAGCAGGTAGAGCTTCGACGGCACGCCGTCGAAATCATCGCACTTGCCGCGCAGCGTCCCGTCCACCCAGACGAGCGTCTCGCGTGGCGCGACATCGAGATCGATCGCACCATGCGGGCGTCCTGCGATGAGAACGGGTGAGGCCATGGCCCGGGGACGCCTCACCACGATGACGCGCCGCGCCGGATGGGAGGGAGTGGGGCGCCGAAACACCCCCATCGCCGCAGCGGGCGTCATGAAGCCCGCCAGCAGCACCGCTGCCGCCGCCATTTTCCGGATTTCCATCCTTCACTCCCGAGAACCGCTGGCGGCATTGCTCGCTGCCATGAGAAGAATGTATGCCCGTGACTTCTCCGGACAAGACCGAAGCCAGGGAAGGTCGGGTCAGAGGGGGTTGATTACGAAACGGACACCGGCGGATGGGTGGCGATCACTGCACGACGTTGAACAGAACTTCCTGGGAGGCTTTGATCCCCTGGTTCCGGTCGGTCACCGTGATGCGCAGCTTGTACGGTCCCACCGGGAAGCGATCGAGGGGGAGAGAGTAGGCCTGCACGAGGGACGGCGAGGGACCGACATGGATGTTGCCCAGCGGCACGTCCCCCGAAGGCCGGATGGCGAAGTAGTCGTAATCGACATCCAGGCTCGCGGCCCCGGCGTCGTCTTTGCGGGCGTTGTAGACCTGGTAATAGAGGTTCAACGAGCCCGACTTCTTGAAGTCCTCGACGCCGGATTGCACGATCTCGAGAGCGCCGAAGCGGAAGGGGGAGAACTTCGCGGCGCTCTCCGCCGGCTCCCGCGAGACGGGTGAAAGCTTCTGCGCCAAGGTGACGCTGCTGAGGGCCAGCTTGTCCTGCGCCGAGAGATCCGGCACGACGATCTGCTCCCGGAACGTCCCCACTTTTGCCGCCACGTTGTCGCGCGCTCCGTAGACCGCCAGATAACGCCCCGGCTTCAACGGCACCAGCGCCTGGAACAGCAGGTAGTCATCCAGCCCGGCATCGGCGTTCAGGGGAGCGGCGGCGAAGACGTCGTCGTCGGAGATGGCCACCTGGTTTTCCGGATGGTCCTGATCGACGAATTTCCCGAACGGGTCGACGTCGGGCTGCTCCTTGGCGCCCACCTTCTGGTATTGCACCGAGGTCGTCCGGATCGCCAGGGTCACCGCAACCAGCGTCTGCTGCTGGTTCGGGGTCCGGAAGAAGGAGTAGCGGCTCCGGATCGGGAAGACCTCGAAGCTGGTCTTCGCCGTCACCACGTCGTGCAGGATCGCGGCATCCTTGGGCGGGAGCTGCTGCATGCGCCCGTAGATGAACTGGGTCTCGAACTCGCCCTGCGAGAAGGGAACTCCCTGCCCCAGGAGGAGCGGGTCCTTCCCGGCGACCATCAGGTAGTTGTTCTCCGGATCGGTGGCCTTCGGCCCCATCAGGCGGATGCCGTGCGCCACGTCCGAGTCCCAGGTCGGCCTGCTGCTGAGGACGTACTCACCCGTCGGGTCCTGCGCGAAGGCGATGACCGTGTTCGGCGCCAGGTCGGGGAAGGGGGGATTGCGGTAGATCCACATGACCGTGCCGCGATGGCTGCGGGCGACCCGATCGCGCACCATCTCGTCGGGAGGGCCGATGAGCATGTAGATCTTTCCCATGTCGGTCTTCCATCCCGGCATGGCAGTTTCCCCGTAAAGGCGAATGGCATCGAGGGCGCGGTTGCGGTAGCGCTCCTTGAACTCGTTGTAATCGGTCTCCGGCGTCGGGTCGCGACGCCTCCAGAAGATGTCGATGAACTCCTTCCTCTGATCCTCGGTCTTCAGTGTCTTGAAGGCCTTGTCCTCGTCCTTGCTGATGATGTAGCGCACCGGACCTTCCCGCCAGTCAGGCGTCGGCTTGTCGACGTTGATCTCGTAGTCCTTGCCCCGGAGGGCGCCGGGGAAGGAAAGGGCGGCGAGCAGGAAACCCAGGAAGAGGGTCGATTCGAGGGTCGTTTTCCGGGACATAGAATGGAAAAAGTATAACACCCGAAAAGGGTTGTGACCGCCCGCGGGCATCCGCTATAGTACGCCCGCCATGACACCCCGCCAGCGCCTGAGGGACCTGATCGCGGAGAAGTGCGTCCTGCGGGGCGATTTCGTCCTCGCCTCCGGCGCCCGCTCCACCGTCTACTTCGACTGCAAGCGGGCCACCCTCCATCCCGAGGGAGTGTCGCTCATCGGAGAGCTCCTCTGGGAAGCGATCGGGGCGCTCGACGTCGAGGTGGCGGCGGTTGGAGGGCCGACGATCGGGGCCGATCCAATCGTCGGGCACCTCACGGCCCTGTCCCACATGAAGGGCAAGCCGATCGCCGCCTTCCTGGTCCGCAAGGAGGCGAAATCGCACGGCACCCGCCGCGCCATCGAGAACCCTCCTCCCGCCGGCAGCCGCGTGGTCATCTTCGAGGATGTGGTCACCAGCGGCGGATCGACATTGGACGCCATCCGCGCCGTCGAGGAGGCGGGCCTCAAAGTCGCCGCTGTTTTCTGCCTGGTGGACCGCGAGCAGGGGGGAGCCGCCGCCCTGGCCGCCTACGACTACCGCCCCCTCTTCAAGAAGTCCGAGTTCGGCCTGTAGTGTCGCGTATCAGGAATCGAGTTACATTCGGCCGTCGATCCGTCCCACCTCGCTGCGTTGCGTCTCGCTCGCGTACCGCTTTGGGTACGCGGCACTTCGTCGTGGAGCGGCCATAGGCCGCGGCGCCTTGCGATCCGGGTGGCTCGACGCCTCGGTGTTAACTCGATTTCTGATACGCAACACAAGCAGCTTGGGTAACGGCGCATGAGATCCCTTTCTACGTGGATGGGCATCGGATGCTGTCTGGCGGCCTTCTTCCTGTCGGGCGCGCGGCTCGAAGCGGAGGAAGAACCTGCCTCCGCCGCGAAGGAATCCAAGTTCCGCGATCCCGAAGACGGCTGGCTGGATGTCAGCGGCTTTCTCGACCGGCCTTATGGCTTCTTTCCGCTCCTGGTCCCGATCACCGAGCCGGCGGTCGGCTACGGGGCCGCGGGCGGACTGGCCTTCATCAAGAAGAATCCGGCGGACGACCAGCCGGGCCTGGGACGTCCCAACGTCACGATGGTCGGCGGGCTCGCCACGCAGAACGATACCTGGTCCCTGCTCGCCGGCGACTTGCGCCGCTGGCACAAGGACCGGTTCGAGACTTTCGTCGGCCTCATGAAAGGCTCCATCAATCTCGATTTCTACGGCATCGGCGAGGACGATGCCCTGCGGGACGATCCGCTTTCCTACAACCTCGCCCCCGTCGGCGGGCTGGTGCGGGGCAAGTACCGGCTGGGCAATTCGCGCGTATGGGCGGGCATGACCTACGTCCTTGCCGACATGGGAGTCGAGTTCCGGGAGGCGGGCGGAGGATTACCCGACCTCGAGAATGTCTCCCGCATCGGCGGAATCACTCCGGCCGTCACCTTCGATTCGCGCGACAACCTCTTCACCCCCAACAAGGGCACCTTCTTCGAAGGCAGCGCGAGCCTGTACGACGATTCCCTGGGGAGTGATGCCGATTTCCAGCGTGTCGGCCTGATCCTGATCCACCAGTGGTCGCTGCGGTCCGACCTGACGCTGGGAGTGCGTGGCCGCGGAGTGTTCTCCTTCGGCGACACCCCGTTCTACATGCGCCCCTTCATCACACTGCGCGGCGCGGCGGTGCTGCGCTATCAGGGAGAGGAGGTGGCGGATGTCGAGGCGGAGGCGCGCTGGCAGTTCTGGAAGCGCTTCAGCCTGATCGGCTTCGCGGGCTCGGGCGCCACCTGGAATGATTTCGAGAGCTTCGACAACACCCTTACGGTGGTTACCGGCGGGACCGGCTTCCGCTACGAAATCGCCCGCCGCTACGGGCTGCACGCCGGGCTTGACGTCGCTTTCGGGCCGGACAATCCGGCGATCTACGTCATCTTTGGCAGCGCCTGGCTGAGGCCGTAGCTCGGCCGCCGATCCATCCCGCCTCGCTGCGTTGCGTCTCGCTTGCGTAGCCGCATGGATACGCGGCGCTTCGTCGTGGAGCGGCCATGGGCCGCGGCGCCTTGCGATCCGGGCGGCTCCGCGGCCTGGTGTCAACTGGATACACGATGCACCGTCGCGCCCTGGTCTTCGCAAAAGAAAAAAGCCGCCGGAGAGGCTCCGGCGGCTTTCCAGTGGTTGCCCTAGGGGATCAGTCGTCCTCTCCGTGTGTATCGCAGTCGAAGTTGGGGAAGAAGTGGAAATCCCCGTCCACGTCGTCGAAGGCGTGATCCGGATTGAAGCGCAGCTCGATGACCGTGGTCTGCCCGTCGACGACTTCGAAAGTCTGCACCGGGATGATCTTCGTCCAGCCGCCGCCCGGAGGCGTCAGGTCGATCTTCGCACCGTCGGTGAACACGAACTGCACATGCGTGATCACCACGACAAACTGATCGTACATGCCTGCCGGCAGCGTGCCGGCGGGCAGGCTCACCTCGTGGCCGTTGATGACCGGAATCAGATCCACCGTCTGCGGCAGGGTGGTCGACAGATTGACCAGGTCGCCGTTCAGGTTGCGGGCCAGCAGGCTCGAGAAGGTGACGTTGGCCTGGGACAGCCGCGACAGCATGCCGCCGTCATCGTCGCCCCAGCTGCTCCCGCCCGCAGCCACGGCATCCGTCGTGGCGCCCGACACGACGCCCGTGGTGGCCGGTGCCGACGTGAGCATGACTCGCACGTTACCGGTGCGCGAATTCGACTCTCCGTGGTTGGAGGAGCAGGCGGCGACCGTCAACGCCAGGCTCAGGATGAGAAAGGTCCGGATCCAGCGGCTCGAGATCATCTAAGGGCCTCCTTGGCTGCGCGATGCTTGTGCGCGCTCCGACTCGTTGGAAGATCCCCTGCTTTCGGGCATCGAGGGATCGAGGGAGCTGGACGGCGGGAAGCGGCGCTCGGAGAGGGTCGAGTACGATGCGGTATCGCGCGAGCTGACCGGGGGCCTGCGGAAACCGGGGCGCACTTCGGGTCGGCGAAGCTCCAAAATCCACGTCAATTGCAGAGAATTCCAGGAGAGGCTACTCCAGCCCCCGGATCCTGTCAAGAAAAGGTCGCTTGCAAAACACTCAGGCGCCTTGCTTTTCCAGCTTCTTGCTCAGCCAGAACGAATAGAAGACCGGAATGCAGAGGGCGGCCGCAAAGGCGGCGAGGCACCAGACCGGCGACACGCCGGCGGCGATGGCCGCCGCGCCGAGGAGGCCGACCCCCATGAAGATCCGTCCGCCCAGCCGGTGCGTGCCGATCCAGACGGCGTCGCTCGCCAGGGCCCACGGGGTGCGGATGCCGATCCAGAAGTTGCGGCGGGTCTTGCCCAGGAGATTGCCCACCCAGGCGAGGAACAGGAAGATGCCACCGATCATCCAGCGTGCGTAGGATCGCTCCGGATGCAGCGCCGCCGCCAGCACGATCGCATGCATGTAGGCGAACAGCACCGCCAGGATGACCATGAGGTAGTTGAAGGAAGGACGGAAAGCGCCGACCTTGAAGTGGTCCGGCGACAGCCAGTCTCCGAGCAGCATGAAGAGCAGGGGAAGCGCGACCAGGCCGGGAAGGGCCAGCGAGGCGGAGGTCTTTCCCGACCAGTGATCGGGTTCTCCATGCAGGTTGAAATGCGTGGGCACCCGCTCGGGAAGCGAGGGATAGAAGATGACCGAGGCCGCAAGGGCGGCGCCCGTCACCGCCAGCACCAGGATCACCGCGGTTCTCGTGGACATGACGTTAACGCTCCTTTCTTCCGTTCTTGCGGAACATCTCGAACATCGTGGCCATCAGGTCCTCGACGACGCTCGTGTTGATCGAGTAGAGGATTTGCTGTCCCTCGCGCCGCTGCGAGATCAGGTCGGCCGCCTTGAGGACGCTGAAGTGGTGCGATACCGACGGAGCCGTCATGTCGAAAACCTCGGCAATCTGCCCCGCGCTCATCTCCGGCCGCTGATGGAGCATGCGCAGAATCTCGCGGCGGGTGGGATCGGCCAGGGCCTTGAAGACGTCGCCGTTCGGCAACGGGCACCTCTTAGATAATTAGACAACGGTCTAAATATAGACGACAGGCCCCCGCCTGTCAACCTCGCCGAGCTCTCCGCCTACCGGGGAGGCAAGATCGAGGATCTGTCTCGCGGAAGCTCCGTACTCGGAGGGTCCTTTTCCGGAGCTTCCTTTTTCGGCGGATCTTTCCTGGGTGGCTTTGACGTAGCGCTTATTTCCCCTGGGCCATCTTCTTTTCCCACTCCGCCTGCCGCTTCCGGATCTCTTCGGGAGAGGGATCTTCCTTGTGGGTGGCGATCCCCCAGTGATGCCCGAACGGATCCACGATTTTCCCGAAGCGGTCTCCCCAGAACATGTCGGTCACGGGCATCTTGACCTTGGCTCCGGCGTCGACGGCCTTCTTGAAGACGGCGTCCACGTCGTTCACGTAGAGAAAGGTCGATCCGGTGACGCAGCCCGCGGTCTGCGGCGATTTGTTCTCGGGCGCCATCTCGGGCGACTCGTCGGAGAGGAAAATCATCGAATCGCCGATCTTCATCTCGGCGTGCCCGACTCGCCCGTTCGCCATGGGCATGAGGACGGTCGTCTCGGCGCCGAAGGCCTTCTTGTAGAACTCGAGGGCGGTCTTCGTGTCCCGCAGGACCAGGTAGGCTGTGGCGGTGTGGTAACCGTCGGGGATGGGCTTCACGGGGGTGGCCATCGCGATTCCTCCTTG
Above is a genomic segment from Candidatus Polarisedimenticolia bacterium containing:
- a CDS encoding GWxTD domain-containing protein, with protein sequence MSRKTTLESTLFLGFLLAALSFPGALRGKDYEINVDKPTPDWREGPVRYIISKDEDKAFKTLKTEDQRKEFIDIFWRRRDPTPETDYNEFKERYRNRALDAIRLYGETAMPGWKTDMGKIYMLIGPPDEMVRDRVARSHRGTVMWIYRNPPFPDLAPNTVIAFAQDPTGEYVLSSRPTWDSDVAHGIRLMGPKATDPENNYLMVAGKDPLLLGQGVPFSQGEFETQFIYGRMQQLPPKDAAILHDVVTAKTSFEVFPIRSRYSFFRTPNQQQTLVAVTLAIRTTSVQYQKVGAKEQPDVDPFGKFVDQDHPENQVAISDDDVFAAAPLNADAGLDDYLLFQALVPLKPGRYLAVYGARDNVAAKVGTFREQIVVPDLSAQDKLALSSVTLAQKLSPVSREPAESAAKFSPFRFGALEIVQSGVEDFKKSGSLNLYYQVYNARKDDAGAASLDVDYDYFAIRPSGDVPLGNIHVGPSPSLVQAYSLPLDRFPVGPYKLRITVTDRNQGIKASQEVLFNVVQ
- a CDS encoding VOC family protein; the protein is MATPVKPIPDGYHTATAYLVLRDTKTALEFYKKAFGAETTVLMPMANGRVGHAEMKIGDSMIFLSDESPEMAPENKSPQTAGCVTGSTFLYVNDVDAVFKKAVDAGAKVKMPVTDMFWGDRFGKIVDPFGHHWGIATHKEDPSPEEIRKRQAEWEKKMAQGK
- the pyrE gene encoding orotate phosphoribosyltransferase gives rise to the protein MTPRQRLRDLIAEKCVLRGDFVLASGARSTVYFDCKRATLHPEGVSLIGELLWEAIGALDVEVAAVGGPTIGADPIVGHLTALSHMKGKPIAAFLVRKEAKSHGTRRAIENPPPAGSRVVIFEDVVTSGGSTLDAIRAVEEAGLKVAAVFCLVDREQGGAAALAAYDYRPLFKKSEFGL
- a CDS encoding DUF1648 domain-containing protein; this translates as MSTRTAVILVLAVTGAALAASVIFYPSLPERVPTHFNLHGEPDHWSGKTSASLALPGLVALPLLFMLLGDWLSPDHFKVGAFRPSFNYLMVILAVLFAYMHAIVLAAALHPERSYARWMIGGIFLFLAWVGNLLGKTRRNFWIGIRTPWALASDAVWIGTHRLGGRIFMGVGLLGAAAIAAGVSPVWCLAAFAAALCIPVFYSFWLSKKLEKQGA
- a CDS encoding autorepressor SdpR family transcription factor; protein product: MPNGDVFKALADPTRREILRMLHQRPEMSAGQIAEVFDMTAPSVSHHFSVLKAADLISQRREGQQILYSINTSVVEDLMATMFEMFRKNGRKER
- a CDS encoding DUF4382 domain-containing protein, translated to MISSRWIRTFLILSLALTVAACSSNHGESNSRTGNVRVMLTSAPATTGVVSGATTDAVAAGGSSWGDDDGGMLSRLSQANVTFSSLLARNLNGDLVNLSTTLPQTVDLIPVINGHEVSLPAGTLPAGMYDQFVVVITHVQFVFTDGAKIDLTPPGGGWTKIIPVQTFEVVDGQTTVIELRFNPDHAFDDVDGDFHFFPNFDCDTHGEDD